Within the Equus przewalskii isolate Varuska chromosome 1, EquPr2, whole genome shotgun sequence genome, the region CTGCCTCAGGGAATTGTTAATGAAGTTGCAAAGAAATAACTTCTCTGGAAGTGTTCTGTAAACTGTAAAGCTCTATACAAATTACTGTTAATTTCGAGAGCTTTTTCACTGAAAATTAGTTCTTGTCTTGGGTTCCTGAAGAAAGTTTTCCAGGTAGGATGTTTGTTGCCTCCCTAGAAAGGCTGTGGGGCCTTCATTTGTGGTTATAGTGTAAAGATAATAACTAAATTAACAATAGCTAACCTTTGCTTATGATTTCTAAAGGCCTTTCACATGCAGTAATCACAGGGCACTTGTGGAAATCAAATGAGCTATAATAAAAATTCTCACATTATAAAGAGTTGGTGTAAGAGGCATGCTTAAGTACTCACATCTTCTAAAATGTAGGAGTTGAAACTAACAAGTGATTTGTTAAATCATTTACACCCTCTCATTCCAGttaagatgaaggaaaaaatgggGAATAGTGAATTGATTTTAGAATAGTTTGTTTGCAAATGGTATTTCTGTAATTGAAATATAAAGTGGTGTTATATGAATCCAGATTATATTTTGTTGTTAGGTTTTATGAACTAATAATTCCTGaaagacttgaaaaaaatgttttgattgtAATGTGAagtaaaagacttgaataaattgATTACCCTACTTCTTAAACTAGTAATCAGTTTCTGAGGACCATTTTGATCGTATGTGATATATTCCTTAATTATTAGATAACAGACTTTAACAATGTTGGATAAAGTATTAAATAGTATTATATTTAAATTGGTTGGTTAAAGAAAAGCTGAACCTTTGTATTAAGTTGTGTGTGGTAGAGAAGTGTCTAATAAAACTTAACTTTTAGAGCTAATGGATAATGCTTTCCTGGAAGTTTTTAGAAATTAATCCTTAGACATAAAATTGTgacatcttttttcattttattctaatttatagATGCGAAAAACTCagaactaattaaaaaaatcGCCCAGGTATGGAGGGAACTTCCTGATTCAGAGAAAAAAGTAAGCATATAGATTTTCAACAATGCTGACCAGTTATTCTGTGGTTAAGAGCAATTGTCATGGCCTTTAAGGGACCAGATGACCCAGAGGTTTTTTTAAACATCCATTATGTACAAAGGAACTTCATACCTTCTGATCCACATAAATGATGAGAATATGGATGTGTGGGGGTGGTGAtgaaggattggcagcaatttGAAATTGAAAGCTAATTGCTAGACTCTCACCTTGGTTAGCATGTATatgaaaaatacatgttttaatcCATATAAGTGTGATCTCAGAGCACATTTCCACTTGGTGGTTTAGTCTGTCTTTATCCGAAGTCATACACTTATTTTTCCCCGGCAGATGTGCTGTGTATAATTTGCCAGCAACAgtttattgactttttatttgggttttttatttatagatatatgaAGATGCTTACAGGGCAGACTGGCAGGCATACAAAGAAGAGATAAACAGACTTCAAGAACAGCTAACTCCAAGTCAGATGGTatctttggaaaaagaaatcacacaaaaacgtttaaaaaagaaagcattaataaaaaagagagtgagtatcattgaaatattcttttcctttggcaAAGAACTGAAATTTATGTAACTATGAGTATTGgtagttttctcttatttttattgtgtcTATGTGGTAGAATGTCATCAGGTGCACTCCAGTTAGGAAAAAATGGGGTAGCTCTCTTCTGCCACTAGGACCGCTTGCTGTCGAGTCTATCTTGGAAACCCTTGTTGCTACTTTCAGATGTATCCGAATTTAAGGCATGTAGTTAGGACTGGCATGAAGGCTGTGGGAACAGAATTATGAGACAGCCAAATCAAGAATAGCAAGAACTTTTGCTTCTGGATCTTGTCTAGGATAACCTACTGATTTGAATGGTTATATAGGTAATGGTGAGTTTCATTCTGAATATTGCTGAATAGACTGAATTCATTAACACATCAAGGAAAAGTGCCTATTGTATCTTATCAAATAAGAAGTCCCTTTAGGGGGAAATCCTACTTTTCCTCATTAAAAACTCCACATGGTTCAGATTTTATAGTTCCCAGCTTAAGGAATTAATCCCGTAAATTCCATTGTTGGGAAgtgagactattttttttttttttttttttttaaagattttattttttcctttttctccccaaagccccccggtacatagttgtatattctttgttgtgggttcttctagttgtggcatgtgggacgctgcctcagtgtggttcgacgagcagtgtcatgtccgcgcccaggattcgaaccaacgaaacactgggccgcctgcagtggagcgcgcaaacttaaccgctcggccacggggccagccccgtaaagTGAGACTATTTTTTGTAGAACCAGTATTAGGTGTGAGATGGTCAGCTTACTGGTCCAGTACATACACTATAGAAAATGGTCATCAGAGTTAAagctatttctctgaaaaagcaGATTCCAGCCTTTAATGTGAGTTGCCAAGATATCTTTCCCTGCCCCTGATGTCTTAAACCCTCCTAGCCCTAGGGTTGAGGACTCACCTAGTTTCAAGACAATGTTGGTAATCTAAGGCTGCTGATCCAATTAGTAAAAGTGAGCCAGAAAAGATACTAAGAGTGAGAAATACAGTCTCTGCACGGGGTAGTATTTGGCGAGGTGAGTACTAAAGcttgctctcccttcctcctcagtgCACCCAGCCAGTGCTAAGAGTGGAGGACCAGAAATGGGAATTGGCAGATATAAGGGGTTTCCGTTTTCAAatacttctgttcttttctctctcctcctggtgTTCTCATTATGTGTTCATTAAACTTATGGTAGTTGTCCCATAGTCcttggatattctttttttttcaagtctttgttctctttgcttttgagtTTTCAAGGATTCTATTAATATgtcctctagctcagagattctttcctcagccttaTCTAGTCTACctataagcccatcaaaggcattcttgaTTTTTGTTATAGGGTTTTTGATCTctcacatttctttttggttctttcttaggatgtccatctctgcttacattgcccatctgttcgtGCATGGTGACTAGAGCCCTTAGCATGTtaatcatatttgttttaaattcctcgTCTGATAATCCCACAttcctgccatgtctggttctgatgcttgctttgtcttcAAATTATGTTTTTTGTGTTTAAGTGTGCCttggaattttttcttaatagctAGAGATAATGTActaggtaaaaggaactgctgtaaatagcaCTTAGTagtgtggtggtgaggtgtgggagcaagggaagcattctatagtcctatgattaggtcccAGACTTTTAGGGAGCCTGTGCTTTGGTGTGTGAACTTCACAAGcgtttctcagtttcttctttcccCCTGAGGTGAGACAGGATGTCTAGAGTGggtggagttgggtatttcccttcactcaggtcagttaggctctgataatactgTAGCAGATTAGGCTCTGGTTAACAGTTCCCCCTGAGGGCAGGCTTTTTAAGAATAATAGAGTGCTCAgacatttcaaaatggttccttttcctctcccgCTTCGTGAAGCAGGAGATTTTTCTCAACATTTACTGTGGCAATCTggttgagctcctggaggtaaatctcacaatattgtgaGCGCCCTAGTATGAGTGGGTCCCTTGGGATTTTTTAAACTCCCAGAGTTGTCCACATGGAGCCTCCAGCAATTCCTTAATTACAGTTTGGATTTTCCTGCCCTGGCACCGGTTCCTGCAGTGCTTTCCACTCCTGAGTCTCTGCTCCAGTAAGCCCCGGCTCCATATGTTCACCTGtgtgtctctccaattttgggggaacagtttgccctgtgtcctcttctctcttacgaatctaagaagagttgttgatttttcagtctcttCAGCTTTATACtcttgttaggatggagtggtgacTCCCAAGCTTCTTATCTGTAGAACCGGAAACCTGCAGCCTGAGAGTTTTTTCCCTGACTTCCATTCTCACTCCCTGTCGGAATTTTTCTTCCCATTAAAGATTCCCGGTACCAACTAGTTAGAGATCAGGTGAGAAATGTGGGaatcaagaagttaaaaatgaagTACCTAAGAGAGAAATCCCTAGCAGTAGTTCTAGAAACAGAAGGGGACGGGCCGGccatgtggctgagtggttaagttcacaggctctgcttcggcagcctagggtttcaccagttcgaatcctggcaccactcatcaagccacgctgagggggcatcccacatgccacaactagaaggacctacaactaaaaatacaaaactatgtaccggggaggctctggggagaaaaaggaaaaatgaatcttaaaaaaaaaaaagagagagaaaagaaaaagaagggaaaatagtGAAGTTGTAAAGTGTCTGGAGTCTACAGTAGTTTAATGACTGAAAGGTTCAAAAGAAGGAAGTGGTCTCTAGATGTAAATCAGAGGAGCCCTCCTTTTACTTATGAATAAAAGTTGAGTTTGTTACTGACTATAATCAAATTGCCATTAAAAGCCACATAATTTTATAAAGTATAGGTGCTAGTCTCTATCCAAATTCAGAAACTAAATAGGTTAGGATAATTCAATATCCCTCATTCTCTGAACTCTAAATTTATATAGCAAGGGATACTGGGTATTCTTTTCCgtcttttcttcccctccttttgATACCTAGTAACACATGTATTGAGGTTTAAAGGTTGAGAGACATGCAGAGAAGGAAGTGAAATGATGGATGATTAAACAGATACTCCAGTGGTCATGAGTTGTGGTAGAGGCATGTAGTGATTTGGCTAAAGAGATGGTAGTGTCCTGTAAGGATGAAACTGagattgttttgtctttttaaaaaagattttgtacATTTGTGCTCAGTTTTTTAGTTTGTGGAgaacacaaaaataatatttaaaggaaataactCGTAAAAtctattataattttcaaaagttagtGTTATCAAAAAATTCTGACCCCAAGAGGGAATAATCACATGCTAAATATAAGAATCGTAACTTTCACTTTAAGGAACATTCTGTAATGCATAGTGAATAAAGTGAATAAGTGAATGTAGTGAATAAAGTTTCTCTAGGTAAAATTAAGTCTCATAAAGGTTAAAACTGTATCTaactcttctatttttattactCAGGAGTTAACAATGCTTGGAAAACCAAAAAGACCTCGCTCAGcttataacatttttatatctGAATGCTTCCAGGAAGCTAAGGATGGTCCATCACAGGTAAGACAGAGttgcatttgttttttaagtttttgtttattttaatttttaaaatatttagacgGGAAATTTTAGGGGTGCTGTATGTCACATGGTGAGGAAAAGTATTAAGTTACTATAAACAAGTGCTATATATAAATAAGCCCCTCTTTTTGTATCTCTTTTATAAAAGAATCTTGTTTCTTACCACACAATTAATTTGAGTATGTAGTTGCCAATGTATATactgtcaactttttttttttattgagttattgataggttacaatcttgtgaagtttcaattgtacattaatgtttgtcagttaTGTTGTAGGTTgtcaactttttttaattttaaaaaacgtATACAATTTTCAAGTTTATAGAGGTGTTAAAGTTCTGGAGACTTTTCTTATCCAGCACTTCTTAACTGTTTTGCAATCACTGGGAAAGAATGAGACTAGAGCTATAATATTTTGTGCTAGGATTTGAGTATAACCTACTGCTTCATGTTATATCCTTTAATAAAATTTTGGTTACAGCCATGGGAATGGATTATATATGTGAATGTCATCATACAaatttgtcaaaagaaaaaaaagcttgtcATTCCTAATGTGACTTAgtctttcctttgtttatttcttagaAGCTCCAAATTGGcaattgtatttttccttctataataTGACATGGTAAGAAAAGTGTATGTTCAGATCTCTAGTTCTTGTCAATCTGAGATGAAGGTTTTTGCCTCTCAGCCTCTTTGGGTTATTTGGATCTGTAGTTCATTTTACAAATCCTGTTTAACATATGATTAAATAGTGTGTGTATGTAACATAGTCTTCCCTGGCTTTCACTGCTTTACTCCCTTTGGTGTTTTAAATTCAGTTTCCATGGCCCTACATTACTGAAATGCAAgcctatttaattttttagttgGAATTTGCTCAGTCACTAACTTACCTTGGATTTGGTTTTCTTATCAGTATAAGAAGATTATTAGAAAGAAAATCCTCCTAAGTTAGTGGTTCTCAATTCTGACTGCaccttggaatcacctgggaaacttaATGGCTGGGTGCTGTccctagaaattaaaattaacttgactatatcattttcattcatttaaaaaataatggttatACATCCTCATAGTTTAAAGAATCAAACTAAGGCTTGTTATGAAAGATACCAGTTTTCACTGCCCTGTCACATTCCTTACTCCAGAGGCAAATACATTCTACTGTATTAGCTGATTCTTGTGGTATTTATCAACCTCCATATCTCTAAATAACATACTTATATTgttacttcttaattttttttttcaattttaagcaTTACCTATGTTTTAGGCATTAGTTCTCACTAAGATGAACATTTAACTCTTTCTCATCCCACTGTTCACATTTCCATCCCCCTACCTCCCAATATAGTAGTCATAATTTTGGTTAAATCAGAATTATTTATGTTGTTATGATTATGTAAACCCTGTTCATAGCTGAGCTGTGCCATTtgctatgtttgtttttttctttcttggaaaacTAGCAACTTTCCCTGAAGTtgattgccttattttttttgtttgcttagttTTTTATGTCATGTCAATTCATCCCAAAACTCTTCAGTATTCACCAGTTTTCAGTACATTTAGGTGCATTAGGTATTCTCTTAGTTTCAGTCTGGAGCCTCTGATTTGTTCCAGTTTGGTTGTTGCCTTCTGTACCTGGTGCACAGCTGACATCCTGGGATCCTCCTTCATCATCATCCTTGTGGTGCTTTTGCTTCTTCTGTTGTTGTCTTTCTTGGTTTACTGATTCCGTTATAGCATCTCCCCCAGTAAGGGTATGCAAGAGATTAGTTTTTTTGAGTTTTTGCATGTCTAAAAATGTCTCTATCCTTACATTTGTTTGGTAGTGTGACTGAGTATAGAATTGTAGGGTAGAAATCATGttcttccaaaattttaaaaatattggggccagcccggtggcataatggttaagttcagtgcactccccCTTTAGCGGCACAGGTTTgcttcctgggcgtggacctacaccacttgttggtggccatgccatggtggtgacccacatactaaatagaggaaggttggcacagatgttagctcagggcaaatcttctcaacaacaacaacaacgaaataTTGCTTCTTTCTCTTGTAGCTTCTTGTATGGCGTTTTGAGAAGTATAAAGCCTTTTTGATTGTTGGTCCTTTGAAtgtggtttggtttcttttttctcaccttccctctcttttttctttgtcctgaCTCTCTAGAACTCTTGTTATTTGTTTAAGCATCTTCTGAACTGGTTCtctaattttcttgtcttttctgtattgttttctcttagcctatttgcttttctttcaggATACTGCATACATTTTCACTTAATCTCCCGGTTTTCAGAATGGTACCATTGCCCCCAACTGTACCTCATCTCCACAGACTAACTCTGTTTTACCCTTTTGCTATGATAAATGTCCTTGAATCTACCCATGGTGGGgatttaaaaactctttttaaacAGACTTTCAATCAGTCTTCCTGTTTTTAGCCTGACATTCACCTCTATCTTATACCTATCTGGTGCTGCCAGTTCGTGACCTACTTGGGGATTCTGCATTGTAAATCCGTTTGCTTTTCTTGGCTTTCCCCAGTGCCAGCTTGGGAATTAGCTTTCTTGGGTTAGGTCAGTCAGTTaccatttctctgctttttagCTTCCACAATTTTGTGTTGATGGTGCCTTCTCctgttgtctttgtccatgtggatttatgccttaaaaaattctgtttaatgttggttttttttaaataacagaaattattgctaacagttctggaggttgggaagtccaagatcaaggccccCATCATGGTAGCCTATGGTGAGGgccttcctggttcatagctggcACCtccttactgtgtcctcacatggtagaaggccTCGAATACAGTTTTAGGAAGGAGCGAAAGCAAACATCTTTCTgtccctttaattttttttaatgaattattttatttaggtcaAAGATGAGATTATTTATGCATGCAACTTCATAAATTATTGTTGAACTCAGTGAATAtgaaacttaatggcttaaatataagcaaaaagaTCAGTTATGAAAGAATTCAGAGCATTAAAGCAATTTCTTCCAAAGCTAAGAGTCAGTTCAGTTATTTAGTGAGTAACTGTCCCTGAATATATTAGATGTGTTTATAAAGGTTagtttaaaatgttcaaaacatAATGGTTATGTGGTCTCAGATACTATCTGGTATCTCTGTTTTTCttgataggaaaataaaatttaatcagAGTTCTGATCAGAACAATGAAGTTCATTATTCTCACTCTGCTTCTTAAAATCAATGATGATCTCCTCTTAGCTTTAAACAAATACTTTTCAGAACgtgtccctctctccctcagaCTCCCTGTCTaccctccatctccacctctgCCCCTCATTCTCCGCCCACTCATTTTTCCCTCCAGTCTCTGCTGtctgggagcagcagcacaggttgTATGAGGTGTGCtgactcctctctgctcctcctccatcTGTGAGATCCTTCCATCCCTTtaattttattgatgaagaaCCACGCTTAAGGGAGGTAGTATGACTTTTTCAAAGTCACGTTATTAAATTCAGCTAAGAAGAATTAAGGACTGGTCTTTTATTCGTCCTATGACTATATCCAAACACTTTGGCacaagttttagaagaaaatattaagctacaggaaagaaataaaaactcttagtCTTTGAAGTTAGTCTGTGACAGAATGTAGGTTATACttgaatattaatatttctgaatcaaaaaagataaatatctgcacagcaaaggaaactcaataaaatgaaaaggcagcctaccaaatgggagaaaatatttgcaaatcatatatctgataaagagttaatactcaaaatatacaaagaactcatacaattcaatagacaaaaacaatatgaataaaaaacgggaagaggatctgaatagatgtttttccaaagaagacctaCAGATGGCtcacaggtacatgaaaaggtgctcaacatcactaattatcagggaaatgcaaatcacaaccacaatgagataccaccttatacttgttagaatggctaatgGCTGTTatctaaaagacaagaaataagtgttggcaaagatgcagagaaaagggaactttttgTGCACTACTGATGGGAATGTACATTGCTGTGGCCCATtgtggaaaatagcatggaggttcctcaaaaaattaaaaatagaactcccgtataatccagcaattctacttctggatttatccaaagaaaacaaaaacactaagttgaaaagatatctgcactcccatgttcattgcagcattatttacagtagccaagacgtgaaagcaatctaagtgtccatcgatggatgaatggataaaaaaaatgtggtatttatatacattggaatattcagccataaaagaaggaaatcaaggAGCCAgcttggtggcctagtggttaagttcatgtgctctgctcttgtggcccagggttcatgggaatggatcctgggcacggaactacacaccactcatcaagccatgttgaggcagcatcccctgtacaaaatagaggaaaattggcacagatgttaggtcaggaacactctttctcacaaaaaaaaaggaaggaaattttgccatttgtgacaacatgcatggagcttgagagcattatgcgaagtgaaagaaGTTAAACAGAAAGATACTGGATGATcaaaacaaacacagatacagagaatagattggtggttgccagaggtggggagtgggcaaaatggtTGAAGGTGGTcagtaagtcctggggatgtaatgtacaacatggtttCTATAGTTACAAAtgttgtattgcatatttgaaagttgctaaaagaatagatcttaaaagttctcatcagaagaaaaaattgggggctggcacggtggcacagtggttaagttcacacgttccacttcggcggcccagggttcgccggtttggatcccgggtgcagacatggcactacttggcaagccatgctgtggtaggcgtcctacatataaactagaggaagatggatacagatgttaggtcagggctagtcttgctcaaaaaaaaaaaaaggaaaaagttttgtaactatgtgtggtgatggattttaatgacttgtggtgatcatttcacaatatatacaaatattgaatcatattatacacttgaaattaatataatgttatatatcagttatatctcaataaaaggtAAATATcttcattccatttatttttgtacattttaacagtttaatagtttttatttagaaagaaaagatgttaaGAATTGATGAGGCTTTGCCTGTGATTCTTGTtggaatgaataataaaaagatcttggggctggcccagtggcgtaatggttaagttcatgtgctctgctttggccacctgGGGTCTGCTGGTTTGGATACCGGGCACAGACCCatgtgctgctcatcaagccatgctgtggcaactctcacatacaaaatagaggaagattggcacagatgttagctcagggccgctctacctcacaaaaagaaagatcTTTGTTTAGTCACTGAAGTCCCTATATCTGGTATTTAAACATATGTTGTTTTACAGGTAAAACTGAAGACTGtaaatgaaaactggaaaaatctctCTAGTTCTCAAAAGCAAGTAAGTAGAATGGTTTTAGTCTCAAGTATCTAGTTAGAATATCTGTGAGAGAATATATTAGGGCAAGGCTTGATTCACGTGAAAACAAGCTTGTATTACTTATAACACagttaaagtatttttaaattattttcgtATTCTTAGAAGAACcaatttggcttttttcttttggtagttTTGGACTGCAAATAAAATTGGTATTCAAAAACGATgttggggctgtcctggtggtgtagtggttaaattcgcatgctctgcttcactggcccggggtttgcagattcagatcccaggttcggacctagcatcactcgtcaagccatggtgtggcagcatcctgcataaaatagagaaagattggcacagatgttagctcagtgacaacttcctcaagcaaaaagaggaagactgacagtgggtgttagctcagggcctatcttcctcacaaaaccaaaacaaaacaaaaaaaaaaatgatggcacTCATAACTTAGGGTGTCCACTGTATCCAATGACAGTCATACTCTGCGTCTACTGCTTTCCACATCCCAAGCCCTGAAATTCTAACAGCTTCACTAGTACCTGCAAAATCTTTATCTCTTACACCTCTATCACCTAACTTTTATCTCATAAAAACATTCCTTCTCCAATACCCCTTTATAGTTGTAGAATAGTAAGGTAATTTCTAGAGTATAGATAGAAGTAGTCCAGAAATTAATTGCAAAGACTCTtctaaagaaatcattttaacaaTTATACTTTTTCTCAGGTATATATTCAACTTGCTAATGATGACAAAATTCGTTATTATAATGAAATGAAATCTTGGGAAGAACAAATGATTGAAGTTGGACGAAATGATCTTATACGTCGCAAAGTGAAGCACCAAGCAAAAGATGGCACTGAGGAGTGTTAAAATAGAAGATTGAGTTATGTTCACAGTAGATAGACATGAGAAACCAATTAGGTCCCAATACGTGAAGGTGTTGTAAAATTAGAAAGGATAAAGTTggtaaacattttatattttaatttctttttctttagccCATGGACTTCTGCCAGTTCAGTACATTTTGTATTAGTATCTTGCTTTGGGAAACCCAGACAGGTGAAAGTTCATGTGAAATTTATATTGTGTTTAGGAACTACTGAGCATCAAAATAGTACATGAAATGTAGCTGTGAATTATTTTACCTTTGATAAAGGCACACCAGACTGTTAAGTTTTTTTATACTTGATGACTATGGAAAGAGTGTTCTTGTTTCCTTATATTATGGAGGCAGGAGTTTCCTGTTCAAAAGTACCCAAATTGTAGAAGCTGTAGTGTTCTACGATATAactgtgcattttttaaagagCACTCAGAACTCATCTAGGTAAATTCCAATTCCTAGGTATAACTCGTATGTTCACGGTGGATGGTTGTGCATGCAAGGGATTGCCGGTTTCAGTTGCAACTTTTTATAAAAGCGATGGAGAGGTTTATAAACCTAttcctcattgttttttttcctaaagtgaaaactaagaaattatgTACCGAATCTATGCATATTGTTTTATATTGCAtagaatagaaatttaaaatgttgccTAATTATATGTTGTAGGGTGAAACATTCATtttacaacttttctttttttacgtAAGGATTtgtattctgaattattttctctctctcctgtgagTATATTTGTCCAGAAAGTAGAGAACTTGtctcttttaaaatgagagatcTAAAAAGCAAAAGTCTCCAAAGCCTCTGGACTTGGaatctgtaatttttaaacattttgcatAATAGATAAAAGCCTGTGTAAGGGACCGCCAACtctggcccatgggccaaatccagccactACCTGCTTTTCatggcctgtgagctaagaattgTGTCTATGATtttaaagggttaaaaaaaaaaaaaggatattttaagacacatgaaaatgaatatgaaattctgtgtgcataaataaagttttattggaacacagccatactcattcttttacttattgtttatggctgcttttgtgctacaatggcagagttgagttaTTGCTGCAGAGAGTGtagcctgcaaagctgaaaatgttTGCTGTCtgaccctttgcagaaaaagttcaCCAACCATGGTCTACAGTACAGTGTAGCATAACTAGTGTTCCAACATACTCATGTGTTGGGATGGTTTTTTAACTGTTTTAGAGTTTGTTATTTTAGAATCTTTGTCACCCTTGTCTTAAGAGGAAAGAGGTCAAATCACTAAAGAAGCTAAACAAACTTGCTACACAGTGTTAGCAAGGAGAAACAATCTTTAGTTTCAAATTACGTGGCAGTGTAATAAAAAAGATTCATATAGTGTGAAATGAGATCTCTCAAATTATTCGCTATGGCTGGGTAAAATGAACCTTAAGAGTTTTCCACTTAGCGCATTTCACAAAAACCTTACCATCTTTTAGCATTTGATTATCCTCTTAGGAGAGTCAAGCAAAGGTTTTCAAAACC harbors:
- the TFAM gene encoding transcription factor A, mitochondrial isoform X2, giving the protein MALLRGVWGVLSGLSKSGADLCASCGSRLRSPFSFAYMPRWFSSALGSYPKKPMTSYVRFSKEQLPIFRAQNPDAKNSELIKKIAQVWRELPDSEKKIYEDAYRADWQAYKEEINRLQEQLTPSQMVSLEKEITQKRLKKKALIKKRELTMLGKPKRPRSAYNIFISECFQEAKDGPSQVKLKTVNENWKNLSSSQKQVLLKTSHLLKKRNNKNDLCIKQGQQSYQNSHF
- the TFAM gene encoding transcription factor A, mitochondrial isoform X3 produces the protein MALLRGVWGVLSGLSKSGADLCASCGSRLRSPFSFAYMPRWFSSALGSYPKKPMTSYVRFSKEQLPIFRAQNPDAKNSELIKKIAQVWRELPDSEKKIYEDAYRADWQAYKEEINRLQEQLTPSQMVSLEKEITQKRLKKKALIKKRELTMLGKPKRPRSAYNIFISECFQEAKDGPSQVKLKTVNENWKNLSSSQKQVLLKTSHLLKKRNNKNDLCIKIFLPLS
- the TFAM gene encoding transcription factor A, mitochondrial isoform X1, whose translation is MALLRGVWGVLSGLSKSGADLCASCGSRLRSPFSFAYMPRWFSSALGSYPKKPMTSYVRFSKEQLPIFRAQNPDAKNSELIKKIAQVWRELPDSEKKIYEDAYRADWQAYKEEINRLQEQLTPSQMVSLEKEITQKRLKKKALIKKRELTMLGKPKRPRSAYNIFISECFQEAKDGPSQVKLKTVNENWKNLSSSQKQVYIQLANDDKIRYYNEMKSWEEQMIEVGRNDLIRRKVKHQAKDGTEEC